A genome region from Coffea arabica cultivar ET-39 chromosome 7e, Coffea Arabica ET-39 HiFi, whole genome shotgun sequence includes the following:
- the LOC113701572 gene encoding protein IQ-DOMAIN 20, whose protein sequence is MGMPGKKWFRVARRKLFRSAPRETLIVLHNNNTSRSCFSEATTTTTRLSEDIRISLSKEELAAIQIQACFRGHLARRAFRALRSLVKLQAAVRGVCVRRQARIALHCMHALARLQVTIRARQLLLQ, encoded by the exons ATGGGAATGCCCGGAAAGAAATGGTTCCGTGTTGCCCGAAGAAAACTCTTCCGATCAGCTCCCCGCGAAACACTAATCGTTCTTCACAACAACAATACAAGCCGCAGTTGCTTTAGTGaagcaacaacaacaacaacgaGACTCAGCGAGGATATCAGAATTTCTCTGTCTAAAGAAGAACTCGCAGCAATTCAGATCCAAGCCTGCTTCAGGGGGCACCTT GCAAGACGGGCATTTCGAGCACTTAGAAGCCTTGTGAAGCTGCAAGCGGCTGTTCGTGGGGTGTGTGTGAGAAGACAGGCTCGAATTGCTTTGCACTGCATGCATGCGCTTGCAAGGTTGCAGGTCACTATTCGAGCTCGACAGCTCCTTTTGCAATGA
- the LOC113701571 gene encoding thiosulfate sulfurtransferase 16, chloroplastic-like, translated as MMGALSVSSSATLSTFLRNLPHHFRKSYASVSALSMAKAKFQLPKQRKFSTGHRNPSFSWMATVGENVQSNASAAAPPPTSVPVRVAQELLQAGHRYLDVRTAEEFSAGHAAGAVNVPYMFRVGSGMTKNLNFVDEVLAIFGKDDEIIVGCQLGKRSLMAATDLISAGFTGITDIAGGYAAWVQNELPTES; from the exons ATGATGGGGGCTCTCTCGGTTTCCTCCTCCGCTACCTTGTCAACATTTCTGCGTAATCTTCCGCACCATTTCAGGAAAAG CTATGCCTCAGTCTCAGCGCTATCAATGGCCAAGGCTAAGTTTCAACTCCCGAAACAACGCAAGTTCAGCACTGGCCACAGAAATCCCAGCTTCAG TTGGATGGCTACTGTTGGAGAGAATGTTCAATCAAACGCATCAGCAGCAGCACCACCACCAACATCAGTCCCGGTTCGTGTAGCTCAGGAGCTGCTTCAGGCAGGCCATCGTTATTTAGATGTCAG GACTGCTGAAGAATTCAGTGCTGGTCATGCTGCTGGGGCTGTCAATGTGCCTTACATGTTTAGAGTTGGATCAG GTATGACTAAAAACCTGAACTTTGTGGACGAAGTTTTAGCAATTTTTGGGAAAGATGACGAAATTATTGTT GGCTGCCAATTGGGGAAAAGGTCATTGATGGCTGCAACTGATCTTATATCTGCT GGGTTTACTGGCATTACAGACATTGCAGGCGGATATGCTGCCTGGGTACAGAATGAACTTCCGACAGAGTCGTGA
- the LOC113702159 gene encoding thiol-disulfide oxidoreductase LTO1-like, translating into MAKAASCVSSLSASPVFFQAPLLSPSPPHSISTHVLHHQSKVPALSRSLSLSLKYLTCNHRMKSGCARRLSLLRVNCLPEQTTRETEENSEAKTPTSASASTSTSSSYSSDNESGVTALNWVAGLGGLGFLETSYLTYLKLTDSDAFCPVGGGGGGGGCGSVLNSDYSVVFGVPLPLIGMLAYGAVATLGLQLGSKKLPFGIGETDARSVLLVTTTSMALASAYFLYILTTKFSGESCLYCLTSAFLSSCLFFITLKDFGLKELQKEVVLQLCVAVLVVITLNSSYNALQPVSTSLAEVDLPFVKTEVTTKSSPLAVSLARHLHAIGAKMYGAFWCSHCLEQKEMFGREASDILDYVECFPNGYRKGTIMAKACTDVKIEGFPTWVINGEVLSGELDFSELAKASGIKLEDLSQAN; encoded by the exons ATGGCGAAGGCGGCGAGCTGCGTAAGCAGCCTATCAGCTTCTCCTGTGTTCTTTCAAGCTCCTCTTCTCTCCCCTTCCCCGCCTCATTCCATTTCTACACATGTCCTCCACCACCAATCTAAGGTGCCCGCCCTATCccggtctctctctctctcactcaagTATCTGACTTGTAATCATCGAATGAAGAGTGGTTGCGCTCGGAGATTATCGTTGCTTCGGGTTAATTGCTTGCCGGAGCAGACCACCAGAGAAACTGAAGAAAACTCTGAGGCTAAAACGCCGACGTCAGCGTCAGCCTCAACGTCAACGTCGTCTTCTTATTCTTCTGATAACGAAAGCGGAGTTACGGCATTGAATTGGGTCGCAGGACTCGGAGGATTAGGATTTCTGGAGACTTCCTACTTGACCTATCTCAAGCTCACTGACTCCGATGCCTTTTGCCCTGttggaggtggtggtggcggtggCGGTTGCGGCAGCGTCCTTAATAGCGATTACTCTGTCGTTTTTG GTGTTCCTCTTCCATTGATTGGTATGCTTGCATATGGAGCGGTTGCAACGCTTGGCCTACAATTGGGTTCAAAGAAATTGCCTTTTGGAATTGGTGAAACAGATGCCCGTTCAGTATTGCTTGTGACAACTACTTCCATGGCGCTTGCTAGTGCCTACTTTTTGTATATTCTGACCACAAAATTTTCGGGGGAATCGTGTTTGTATTGCTTAACTTCAGCTTTCTTATCCTCCTGCTTGTTCTTCATCACTCTAAAG GATTTTGGTTTAAAGGAGTTACAAAAAGAAGTTGTTTTGCAGCTATGCGTAGCTGTCCTGGTTGTTATTACCTTAAATTCCTCCTATAATGCTTTGCAACCCGTCTCAACAAG TCTAGCGGAGGTTGACCTGCCATTTGTAAAAACTGAGGTCACAACCAAATCAAGTCCTTTGGCTGTTTCCCTTGCAAGGCATTTACATGCAATAGGAGCGAAAATGTATGGAGCTTTCTGGTGTTCACATTGTTTAGAACAGAAAGAG ATGTTTGGACGTGAGGCATCAGATATATTGGATTATGTAGAATGCTTCCCTAATGGCTACAGAAAAGGAACTATAATGGCCAAGGCATGTACAGATGTTAAGATTGAAGGGTTTCCAACATGGGTGATTAATGGAGAG GTTTTGAGTGGAGAATTAGATTTCTCAGAGCTTGCTAAAGCCTCCGGAATTAAACTTGAAGATCTCAGTCAAGCTAACTAG
- the LOC113702158 gene encoding GPI mannosyltransferase 1 isoform X2, protein MSGIPFPYQVKKYKDLLVGLFIHAILKLRGVPEKLCTYASMVWLFNPFTFTIGTRGNCEPIVCAMILWIIHCLMNGNVCQAAVWYGLVVHLRIYPIIYALPIILMLDPLCFKFGKKPNLISWVPGGKQFSQSSFSTKVTDQNSIWLIVTSLFTWRRIVFGLLSGFMFFICTGFAFYLYGWQFLHEALLYHLTRTDPRHNFSIYFYHLYLHYEREFTTTEKLISFLPQIIVQLVLIFQFSQDFPFCFFVQTLAFVAFNKVMTAQYFVWFFCLLPLILPWSNMKLKWKGLASTLLWMGAQTHWLMWGYLLEFKGKNVFMQLWLASVLFLAANTFVLISIIRHHRYSSVFRRVELAASEKPGKSD, encoded by the exons ATGTCCGGGATCCCCTTTCCATACCAAGTCAAGAAATATAAAG ATCTACTTGTCGGTTTGTTTATACATGCCATTTTGAAGCTACGTGGGGTTCCTGAAAAACTGTGCACCTATGCAAGCATGGTATGGCTTTTTAACCCATTCACCTTTACCATTGGAACTCGTGGGAACTGTGAGCCCATTGTTTGTGCCATGATCCTGTGGATCATTCACTGTCTCATGAATG GTAACGTATGTCAAGCTGCAGTCTGGTATGGACTTGTTGTCCACCTGAGAATCTATCCCATAATTTATGCACTTCCAATAATCTTGATGCTTGATCCTCTTTGCTTCAAATTTGGGAAGAAGCCTAACCTTATATCTTGGGTTCCTGGGGGAAAACAGTTCTCCCAGAGCTCATTCAGCACCAAAGTTACTGATCAAAACTCTATTTGGTTAATTGTGACGAGTTTGTTTACATGGAGGAGAATTGTCTTTGGTCTGCTTTCTGGATTTATGTTCTTCATCTGTACTGGATTTGCTTTTTATTTGTATGGCTGGCAGTTCTTGCATGAAGCACTGCTATATCATCTCACACGCACAGACCCAAGACACAACTTCTCTATATACTTTTACCATCTATATCTCCATTATGAACGTGAATTTACTACCACGGAAAAGCTCATTTCATTTCTTCCCCAAATTATAGTGCAGTTGGTActcattttccaattttcacaGGATTTTCCATTCTGTTTCTTTGTCCAGACACTTGCTTTTGTGGCATTCAATAAG GTCATGACAGCACAATACTTTGTCTGGTTCTTCTGTCTGTTGCCTCTCATATTGCCATGGAGTAATATGAAGCTTAAATGGAAAGGCTTAGCCAGCACTCTGTTGTGGATGGGAGCTCAAACCCATTGGCTGATGTGGGGTTACTTGCTTGAGTTCAAAGGCAAGAACGTCTTCATGCAGCTCTGGTTGGCGAGTGTGTTGTTCTTGGCTGCTAATACTTTTGTTCTAATCAGCATCATTCGCCACCATAGATACTCTTCCGTATTCAGACGAGTGGAGCTTGCAGCTTCTGAAAAACCTGGAAAGAGCGATTGA
- the LOC113702158 gene encoding GPI mannosyltransferase 1 isoform X1, whose product MVAINFRSLLLFSAFLRIFLIMYGEWQDNHMDVRYTDVDYLVFSDAASLMASGRSPYERSTYRYSPLIAFFLIPNSFIHPSWGKFLFSASDLLVGLFIHAILKLRGVPEKLCTYASMVWLFNPFTFTIGTRGNCEPIVCAMILWIIHCLMNGNVCQAAVWYGLVVHLRIYPIIYALPIILMLDPLCFKFGKKPNLISWVPGGKQFSQSSFSTKVTDQNSIWLIVTSLFTWRRIVFGLLSGFMFFICTGFAFYLYGWQFLHEALLYHLTRTDPRHNFSIYFYHLYLHYEREFTTTEKLISFLPQIIVQLVLIFQFSQDFPFCFFVQTLAFVAFNKVMTAQYFVWFFCLLPLILPWSNMKLKWKGLASTLLWMGAQTHWLMWGYLLEFKGKNVFMQLWLASVLFLAANTFVLISIIRHHRYSSVFRRVELAASEKPGKSD is encoded by the exons ATGGTGGCAATTAATTTTCGCTCGTTGCTCCTGTTCTCGGCATTTCTTCGTATCTTTTTAATTATGTATGGAGAATGGCAAGACAACCATATGGATGTTAGATACACTGATGTTGACTACCTTGTCTTCTCTGATGCTGCTTCTTTAATGGCATCGGGAAGGTCTCCGTATGAAAGATCGACATATCGCTATTCACCTCTCATAGCATTTTTCCTTATCCCGAATTCCTTTATACATCCTTCATGGGGAAAGTTTCTCTTCTCAGCTTCAG ATCTACTTGTCGGTTTGTTTATACATGCCATTTTGAAGCTACGTGGGGTTCCTGAAAAACTGTGCACCTATGCAAGCATGGTATGGCTTTTTAACCCATTCACCTTTACCATTGGAACTCGTGGGAACTGTGAGCCCATTGTTTGTGCCATGATCCTGTGGATCATTCACTGTCTCATGAATG GTAACGTATGTCAAGCTGCAGTCTGGTATGGACTTGTTGTCCACCTGAGAATCTATCCCATAATTTATGCACTTCCAATAATCTTGATGCTTGATCCTCTTTGCTTCAAATTTGGGAAGAAGCCTAACCTTATATCTTGGGTTCCTGGGGGAAAACAGTTCTCCCAGAGCTCATTCAGCACCAAAGTTACTGATCAAAACTCTATTTGGTTAATTGTGACGAGTTTGTTTACATGGAGGAGAATTGTCTTTGGTCTGCTTTCTGGATTTATGTTCTTCATCTGTACTGGATTTGCTTTTTATTTGTATGGCTGGCAGTTCTTGCATGAAGCACTGCTATATCATCTCACACGCACAGACCCAAGACACAACTTCTCTATATACTTTTACCATCTATATCTCCATTATGAACGTGAATTTACTACCACGGAAAAGCTCATTTCATTTCTTCCCCAAATTATAGTGCAGTTGGTActcattttccaattttcacaGGATTTTCCATTCTGTTTCTTTGTCCAGACACTTGCTTTTGTGGCATTCAATAAG GTCATGACAGCACAATACTTTGTCTGGTTCTTCTGTCTGTTGCCTCTCATATTGCCATGGAGTAATATGAAGCTTAAATGGAAAGGCTTAGCCAGCACTCTGTTGTGGATGGGAGCTCAAACCCATTGGCTGATGTGGGGTTACTTGCTTGAGTTCAAAGGCAAGAACGTCTTCATGCAGCTCTGGTTGGCGAGTGTGTTGTTCTTGGCTGCTAATACTTTTGTTCTAATCAGCATCATTCGCCACCATAGATACTCTTCCGTATTCAGACGAGTGGAGCTTGCAGCTTCTGAAAAACCTGGAAAGAGCGATTGA
- the LOC113700491 gene encoding uncharacterized protein translates to MPLDIDQAVEHIQHLNLFEIRGRDNDQRKILRIVGKYFPAKVVSVESVKKYLEKYIFPELEEEPFSIVYFNARVEKKENFPGISALKSINDAIPVNVRNNLQAVYFVHPGLHSRLFLATFGRFIFTGGLYGKFKYISWLTYLRQHVRRNQIEIPEFVQDHDRHLELRPTIEYCLEIEHPRPRCSLIQSDSAFDVYSMRCIA, encoded by the exons atgccTCTAGACATCGATCAAGCTGTGGAACACATCCAACACCTCAACCTCTTCGAGATCCGCGGACGGGATAATGACCAGCGCAAAATCCTCCGCATCGTCGGCAAATACTTCCCTG CTAAGGTTGTGAGTGTTGAAAGCGTGAAAAAGTACTTGGAGAAGTATATCTTTCCTGAGCTGGAAGAGGAGCCCTTCTCCATCGTGTATTTCAACGCCCGAGTGGAGAAAAAAGAGAACTTCCCCGGAATCTCTGCTCTCAAATCAATCAACGACGCTATTCCGGTCAACGTTCGGAATAATCTTCAGGCCGTTTATTTCGTCCATCCTGGCCTTCACTCCAGGCTCTTCCTCGCCACCTTCGGCCGCTTCATCTTCACCGGAGG GTTGTATGGGAAATTCAAGTACATAAGTTGGCTGACTTATCTCCGGCAACATGTGAGGCGGAATCAAATTGAGATCCCTGAATTTGTTCAAGATCATGATCGACACTTGGAGCTCCGTCCGACGATTGAATATTGTCTGGAGATTGAGCATCCGAGGCCCCGTTGTTCTCTCATCCAATCCGATTCTGCTTTCGATGTTTACTCCATGAGGTGCATTGCCTGA
- the LOC113702020 gene encoding GDSL esterase/lipase At5g33370-like: MENSWLKDLGLIIAADFGSAEVPAIFIFGDSTADVGTNNYLKLELTTVIMELITLTRNQLGDSASNGFNTIDLVAIHCMHGVNFASGGSGICRETGSRPFTNVVPLGKQIEQFATVRGNMTELLGEAKTESLLANSLLYIIRVGSNDLLEYVRYDFKNKSFALHRLALSILRINSRPFVKLQLFTRWSEVFAWKCVRHSHGYLLSAILFHMKPAAGQEPFNGEDKCTPQSKLCQKRKDFFFWDWYHPTQNVSYLAANKLVYGGEADEYVTPINFNQLASI, translated from the exons ATGGAAAACAGCTGGTTGAAAGATTTGG GGTTGATTATTGCAGCTGATTTCGGCAGTGCAGAAGTGCCAGCCATTTTTATCTTTGGTGATTCAACTGCTGATGTTGGGACTAACAATTATTTAAAGCTGGAGCTGACAACCGTTATTATGGAATTGATTACCCTCACTCGAAACCAACTGGGAGATTCAGCCAGCAATGGCTTTAACACCATTGATTTAGTTG CAATACACTGCATGCATGGTGTGAATTTTGCTTCTGGAGGATCTGGAATTTGCAGAGAAACTGGATCTAGGCCATTT ACAAATGTTGTCCCTCTAGGGAAACAAATTGAACAATTCGCAACAGTTCGTGGAAATATGACGGAGTTGCTAGGTGAAGCAAAAACTGAATCTCTGCTGGCTAACTCCTTGTTGTACATCATAAGGGTGGGAAGCAATGATCTGCTTGAATATGTTCGCTACGACTTCAAGAACAAATCATTTGCTCTTCACCGCCTTGCTCTAAGTATTCTACGCATCAACTCTCGACCTTTTGTGAAACTTCAGCTCTTCACTCGGTGGAGTGAAGTTTTCGCTTGGAAATGCGTACGACATAGCCACGGATATCTATTATCGGCAATCCTCTTTCACATG AAGCCTGCTGCGGGACAGGAGCCCTTCAATGGAGAAGACAAATGCAccccgcaatccaagctttgcCAGAAGCGAAAAGATTTCTTCTTCTGGGACTGGTATCATCCCACTCAAAATGTTTCTTATTTGGCGGCCAATAAACTAGTTTATGGAGGAGAGGCTGATGAGTATGTTACCCCTATCAACTTCAATCAGCTGGCTTCTATATAG
- the LOC113701384 gene encoding cation/H(+) antiporter 2 isoform X2 → MIPKVNEFFFPSVAGDYYEIMAMQARIVIMFLIGLEMDFPYLIRNLRPVSIIAGSSCLMCTFFAIAMTSFIYDVTDSHDHAVIMGTIITVVLANTSSPIVVRLAADLKISTSDVGRMAISSSLLGDFYAVILLVIVTASRKHYSGMRWVLLGILYFIIVIAVIILNAHLAKWLNRRNRNQKYLRNTEVLCLLAIVFVTATGLETMGFSSIVACFLIGLMFPRGGKATRTLLIKLTYAVHNFILPVYFGYSGFRADLTSIDSLAKFFVVFVVILLSFGGKITGTLAACSHLKIPLNEGVLIAFLMNLKGHVDILTIGIAAQDRKANPLFCNLMISAIVLNSLIWGLIITFMVRRESDILGYRHIAFESQSPDSELRLLTCVHGPRSVGTMVGLIAASKSSESIPVAAHLMHLIELPEKTNTNLMYHQKEIDEISDDDEYGGNDVVEINEAVDIFTAETGIMIHQVKVVSPLVSMYSDVCEWAEDTRASIIILPFHKYQRIDGKLESGKEGLRTTNQKILRHAPCSVAILVDRGLTAGASHVSGSESLQHVATLFFGGPDDREALGFSKRLGMHHHINLTIIRFLPTPARRELVGVNFDTKEKDILMAIPDSENDADAGVLTDFYNRYVTSGRIGYVEKYVENGAETASALRDMADMYAMFIVGKGGRAQSPPTIGLSDWEECPELGTVGDFLASPEFDLSGSVLVVQQFRPSKSEKNDP, encoded by the exons ATGATCCCTAAAGTCAATGAATTCTTCTTTCCTTCTGTTGCTGGTGACTACTATGAAATAATGGCTATGCAAGCTAGAATAGTTATCATGTTCTTGATCGGGCTGGAGATGGATTTTCCTTATCTAATTCGTAACCTGCGTCCTGTGAGCATTATCGCTGGTAGCAGTTGCCTAATGTGTACATTCTTTGCAATCGCTATGACCTCCTTTATATATGATGTGACTGATTCCCATGACCATGCAGTAATTATGGGCACAATTATCACAGTAGTCTTAGCTAATACTTCCTCTCCTATTGTGGTCCGATTAGCAGCTGATTTGAAGATTTCAACATCAGATGTTGGGCGAATGGCCATATCTTCTTCCTTGCTTGGTGACTTTTATGCAGTGATATTGTTGGTTATAGTTACAGCGAGTAGGAAGCATTATTCAGGCATGAGGTGGGTATTACTAGGGATCCTATATTTCATCATTGTTATAGCAGTTATCATTCTCAATGCACATCTAGCAAAATGGCTTAACAGGAGGAATAGGAATCAGAAGTACCTGAGAAACACCGAAGTACTTTGTCTGTTGGCAATTGTCTTTGTTACTGCCACAGGGCTTGAAACTATGGGATTCAGTAGCATAGTTGCTTGTTTCCTCATTGGACTAATGTTTCCTAGAGGAGGCAAAGCCACTCGTACATTGTTGATCAAGCTCACCTATGCAGTTCATAACTTTATACTTCCAGTTTACTTTGGCTACTCAGGTTTCAGGGCTGATTTGACTTCCATTGACTCTTTAGCCAAATTCTTTGTTGTTTTTGTGGTAATACTGTTGAGCTTTGGTGGCAAGATTACTGGCACACTTGCTGCTTGCTCCCACCTGAAGATTCCTTTGAATGAGGGAGTCCTCATAGCTTTTCTGATGAACTTGAAAGGTCATGTTGACATCTTGACAATAGGTATTGCAGCTCAAGATAGA aaGGCAAATCCTCTATTCTGCAACTTGATGATATCAGCCATTGTCCTCAACTCATTGATCTGGGGACTAATTATAACATTTATGGTAAGAAGAGAAAGTGATATCCTAGGATACAGGCACATAGCTTTTGAATCACAAAGTCCGGACTCTGAGCTACGACTACTGACCTGTGTTCATGGACCTCGGTCAGTAGGTACCATGGTAGGGCTAATTGCTGCATCAAAAAGTTCCGAAAGCATTCCTGTGGCTGCCCACCTGATGCACCTAATTGAGCTACCTGAGAAAACTAATACCAACTTGATGTATCACCAGAAAGAAATTGATGAGATTAGTGATGATGATGAGTACGGGGGTAATGACGTGGTAGAAATTAATGAGGCAGTAGATATATTTACTGCTGAGACAGGAATTATGATACATCAAGTTAAAGTGGTATCACCTTTAGTCAGCATGTATTCAGATGTGTGCGAATGGGCTGAAGATACAAGAGCATCTATCATTATCCTACCCTTCCACAAGTACCAGAGAAtagatggaaaattggagagtGGAAAGGAAGGCTTAAGGACCACGAATCAGAAAATTCTTCGCCATGCCCCGTGCTCAGTTGCCATTCTTGTGGATCGAGGACTGACAGCTGGGGCCTCTCATGTGTCAGGCTCTGAATCTTTGCAGCATGTTGCAACTTTGTTTTTTGGTGGTCCTGATGATCGTGAGGCACTGGGATTTAGTAAACGTCTTGGCATGCATCATCATATAAACCTCACTATTATTAGATTTCTTCCAACACCTGCTAGAAGGGAACTTGTAGGTGTCAATTTTGATACCAAGGAGAAAGACATTTTGATGGCAATACCAGATAGCGAGAATGATGCAGATGCAGGAGTTTTGACTGACTTCTACAATAG GTATGTAACATCTGGACGAATAGGATATGTAGAGAAGTATGTCGAAAATGGTGCAGAAACCGCATCAGCTTTAAGGGACATGGCAGACATGTATGCAATGTTTATAGTAGGGAAGGGTGGGCGAGCGCAATCACCTCCAACAATTGGATTGAGTGACTGGGAAGAGTGTCCTGAGCTTGGTACAGTTGGTGATTTCTTGGCCTCTCCAGAGTTTGATCTCAGTGGTTCAGTTTTAGTTGTTCAACAATTTAGGCCCTCAAAGAGTGAGAAGAACGATCCTTAA
- the LOC113701384 gene encoding cation/H(+) antiporter 2 isoform X1, with product MSDPRPGACQVIFAVNPIISMSMQVSCILVISHFFHLLLKPLGQPGPVAQILAGFVIGPSGLSMIPKVNEFFFPSVAGDYYEIMAMQARIVIMFLIGLEMDFPYLIRNLRPVSIIAGSSCLMCTFFAIAMTSFIYDVTDSHDHAVIMGTIITVVLANTSSPIVVRLAADLKISTSDVGRMAISSSLLGDFYAVILLVIVTASRKHYSGMRWVLLGILYFIIVIAVIILNAHLAKWLNRRNRNQKYLRNTEVLCLLAIVFVTATGLETMGFSSIVACFLIGLMFPRGGKATRTLLIKLTYAVHNFILPVYFGYSGFRADLTSIDSLAKFFVVFVVILLSFGGKITGTLAACSHLKIPLNEGVLIAFLMNLKGHVDILTIGIAAQDRKANPLFCNLMISAIVLNSLIWGLIITFMVRRESDILGYRHIAFESQSPDSELRLLTCVHGPRSVGTMVGLIAASKSSESIPVAAHLMHLIELPEKTNTNLMYHQKEIDEISDDDEYGGNDVVEINEAVDIFTAETGIMIHQVKVVSPLVSMYSDVCEWAEDTRASIIILPFHKYQRIDGKLESGKEGLRTTNQKILRHAPCSVAILVDRGLTAGASHVSGSESLQHVATLFFGGPDDREALGFSKRLGMHHHINLTIIRFLPTPARRELVGVNFDTKEKDILMAIPDSENDADAGVLTDFYNRYVTSGRIGYVEKYVENGAETASALRDMADMYAMFIVGKGGRAQSPPTIGLSDWEECPELGTVGDFLASPEFDLSGSVLVVQQFRPSKSEKNDP from the exons ATGAGTGATCCACGGCCGGGGGCCTGTCAGGTCATATTTGCTGTCAATCCCATTATTTCTATGAGTATGCAGGTTTCATGCATTCTTGTTATCTCTCACttctttcaccttttgctcaagCCTTTAGGCCAACCAGGACCGGTTGCCCAAATTCTC GCTGGGTTTGTGATAGGTCCCTCAGGGTTGTCGATGATCCCTAAAGTCAATGAATTCTTCTTTCCTTCTGTTGCTGGTGACTACTATGAAATAATGGCTATGCAAGCTAGAATAGTTATCATGTTCTTGATCGGGCTGGAGATGGATTTTCCTTATCTAATTCGTAACCTGCGTCCTGTGAGCATTATCGCTGGTAGCAGTTGCCTAATGTGTACATTCTTTGCAATCGCTATGACCTCCTTTATATATGATGTGACTGATTCCCATGACCATGCAGTAATTATGGGCACAATTATCACAGTAGTCTTAGCTAATACTTCCTCTCCTATTGTGGTCCGATTAGCAGCTGATTTGAAGATTTCAACATCAGATGTTGGGCGAATGGCCATATCTTCTTCCTTGCTTGGTGACTTTTATGCAGTGATATTGTTGGTTATAGTTACAGCGAGTAGGAAGCATTATTCAGGCATGAGGTGGGTATTACTAGGGATCCTATATTTCATCATTGTTATAGCAGTTATCATTCTCAATGCACATCTAGCAAAATGGCTTAACAGGAGGAATAGGAATCAGAAGTACCTGAGAAACACCGAAGTACTTTGTCTGTTGGCAATTGTCTTTGTTACTGCCACAGGGCTTGAAACTATGGGATTCAGTAGCATAGTTGCTTGTTTCCTCATTGGACTAATGTTTCCTAGAGGAGGCAAAGCCACTCGTACATTGTTGATCAAGCTCACCTATGCAGTTCATAACTTTATACTTCCAGTTTACTTTGGCTACTCAGGTTTCAGGGCTGATTTGACTTCCATTGACTCTTTAGCCAAATTCTTTGTTGTTTTTGTGGTAATACTGTTGAGCTTTGGTGGCAAGATTACTGGCACACTTGCTGCTTGCTCCCACCTGAAGATTCCTTTGAATGAGGGAGTCCTCATAGCTTTTCTGATGAACTTGAAAGGTCATGTTGACATCTTGACAATAGGTATTGCAGCTCAAGATAGA aaGGCAAATCCTCTATTCTGCAACTTGATGATATCAGCCATTGTCCTCAACTCATTGATCTGGGGACTAATTATAACATTTATGGTAAGAAGAGAAAGTGATATCCTAGGATACAGGCACATAGCTTTTGAATCACAAAGTCCGGACTCTGAGCTACGACTACTGACCTGTGTTCATGGACCTCGGTCAGTAGGTACCATGGTAGGGCTAATTGCTGCATCAAAAAGTTCCGAAAGCATTCCTGTGGCTGCCCACCTGATGCACCTAATTGAGCTACCTGAGAAAACTAATACCAACTTGATGTATCACCAGAAAGAAATTGATGAGATTAGTGATGATGATGAGTACGGGGGTAATGACGTGGTAGAAATTAATGAGGCAGTAGATATATTTACTGCTGAGACAGGAATTATGATACATCAAGTTAAAGTGGTATCACCTTTAGTCAGCATGTATTCAGATGTGTGCGAATGGGCTGAAGATACAAGAGCATCTATCATTATCCTACCCTTCCACAAGTACCAGAGAAtagatggaaaattggagagtGGAAAGGAAGGCTTAAGGACCACGAATCAGAAAATTCTTCGCCATGCCCCGTGCTCAGTTGCCATTCTTGTGGATCGAGGACTGACAGCTGGGGCCTCTCATGTGTCAGGCTCTGAATCTTTGCAGCATGTTGCAACTTTGTTTTTTGGTGGTCCTGATGATCGTGAGGCACTGGGATTTAGTAAACGTCTTGGCATGCATCATCATATAAACCTCACTATTATTAGATTTCTTCCAACACCTGCTAGAAGGGAACTTGTAGGTGTCAATTTTGATACCAAGGAGAAAGACATTTTGATGGCAATACCAGATAGCGAGAATGATGCAGATGCAGGAGTTTTGACTGACTTCTACAATAG GTATGTAACATCTGGACGAATAGGATATGTAGAGAAGTATGTCGAAAATGGTGCAGAAACCGCATCAGCTTTAAGGGACATGGCAGACATGTATGCAATGTTTATAGTAGGGAAGGGTGGGCGAGCGCAATCACCTCCAACAATTGGATTGAGTGACTGGGAAGAGTGTCCTGAGCTTGGTACAGTTGGTGATTTCTTGGCCTCTCCAGAGTTTGATCTCAGTGGTTCAGTTTTAGTTGTTCAACAATTTAGGCCCTCAAAGAGTGAGAAGAACGATCCTTAA